From the Gemmatimonadales bacterium genome, one window contains:
- a CDS encoding VWA-like domain-containing protein, translating to MAKLIPFNLQAARRLLLKTHPYLASAAWAVVPVEVPEMQKKGALGPIGVDNWGRLYFDPAALSRFKIEELSAILYHELWHLLRKHHARAEAMHADPVLANATQDAEINDDIDAEKLPLPAWAVRPKHLGQPDGKLWEEYYAAIESKAQKALDRARANGAGEGSCGSGAAGQAQPWEQGAPAGSGGKEGAPHGIGTAETELIRRQVAESVAQQKGRGDVPAAWARFADEVLTPQVDWRKVLRAQIRRALQDAVGQVDYSYSRPSRRQAGFEGIVLPALRQPVIHPAVVVDTSGSMNQKDLAVALAEVRGVIEAAGLDQGVRVICCDAAAAPTQRVFDARKVQLVGGGGTDMGAGITAACALRPVPEVVIVVTDGATPWPVESPKSRVVVCLVLGEGSGGGEAAAIPAWAGAVVEARV from the coding sequence ATGGCCAAGCTGATTCCGTTCAACCTGCAGGCGGCGCGGCGCCTGTTGCTCAAGACGCACCCGTACCTGGCGAGCGCGGCCTGGGCGGTGGTGCCGGTCGAGGTGCCCGAGATGCAGAAGAAGGGGGCGCTGGGGCCGATCGGCGTGGACAACTGGGGGCGGCTCTACTTCGACCCGGCGGCGCTTAGTCGCTTCAAGATCGAGGAGCTGTCCGCGATCCTGTACCACGAGCTGTGGCACCTGCTGCGGAAGCACCACGCGCGCGCGGAGGCGATGCACGCGGACCCGGTGCTGGCGAACGCCACGCAAGATGCTGAAATTAATGACGATATCGACGCCGAGAAGTTGCCGTTGCCCGCGTGGGCGGTGCGCCCGAAGCACCTGGGCCAGCCGGACGGCAAGCTCTGGGAGGAATACTACGCGGCGATCGAGTCGAAGGCGCAGAAGGCGCTGGATCGCGCGCGTGCAAACGGGGCGGGCGAGGGGTCGTGCGGATCGGGCGCCGCTGGGCAGGCCCAGCCGTGGGAGCAGGGCGCCCCGGCCGGGAGCGGCGGCAAGGAGGGCGCGCCGCACGGGATCGGGACGGCCGAGACGGAGTTGATCCGGCGGCAGGTGGCCGAGTCGGTGGCGCAGCAGAAGGGGCGCGGCGACGTGCCGGCGGCGTGGGCGCGCTTCGCGGACGAGGTACTGACGCCGCAGGTGGATTGGCGCAAGGTGCTGCGCGCGCAGATCCGGCGCGCGCTGCAGGACGCCGTGGGCCAGGTGGATTATTCGTATTCGCGGCCCTCGCGGCGGCAGGCCGGCTTCGAGGGGATCGTGCTGCCGGCGCTGCGCCAGCCGGTGATCCACCCGGCGGTGGTGGTGGACACGTCGGGGTCCATGAACCAGAAGGACTTGGCGGTGGCGCTGGCCGAGGTGCGCGGCGTGATCGAGGCGGCGGGGCTGGATCAGGGCGTGCGGGTGATCTGTTGCGACGCGGCGGCGGCGCCGACGCAGCGCGTGTTCGACGCGCGCAAGGTGCAGCTCGTGGGCGGGGGCGGGACGGACATGGGCGCGGGGATCACGGCGGCGTGCGCGCTGCGCCCGGTCCCCGAGGTCGTGATCGTTGTAACCGACGGCGCCACGCCCTGGCCGGTCGAGTCGCCGAAGTCGCGCGTGGTGGTGTGCCTGGTGCTGGGCGAGGGATCGGGGGGAGGCGAAGCGGCGGCGATCCCGGCGTGGGCGGGCGCGGTGGTGGAGGCGCGGGTCTGA